One genomic segment of Gossypium arboreum isolate Shixiya-1 chromosome 3, ASM2569848v2, whole genome shotgun sequence includes these proteins:
- the LOC108458321 gene encoding 30S ribosomal protein S13, chloroplastic yields the protein MSVSGEEDKRSYERLKLFFSLCLDTEKIERKMAQTLAMPVAPSLSFICNKVSSMSLSNTASLSVSNPPKHHGLSIVCVRVGGVEIPNNKRVEFSLQYIHGIGRTRARKILCDLQMENKITKDLSEEELITIRDEVSKYMIEGDLRRFNALNIRRLKEIQCYRGVRHIQGLPCRGQHTKNNCRTLKGKRVAIAGKKKAPR from the exons ATGTCCGTTTCCGGGGAAGAGGATAAGAGATCCTACGAACGTCTGAAGCTCTTCTTCTCACTCTGTTTGGATACCgagaaaattgaaaggaaaatggCGCAAACCCTGGCGATGCCCGTTGCACCCTCTCTCTCCTTTATATGCAACAAAGTAAGCTCTATGTCTCTCTCCAACACTGCTTCCCTCTCCGTTTCAAACCCTCCCAAG CATCATGGTCTAAGCATTGTATGCGTCCGTGTTGGCGGAGTGGAAATCCCAAACAACAAGAGAGTGGAATTCTCTCTGCAGTACATCCATGGGATTGGTCGTACGAGGGCTCGTAAAATCCTATGTGATCTCCAAATGGAGAACAAAATCACCAAAGATTTGTCAGAGGAAGAGCTCATTACGATTCGTGATGAAGTCTCCAAATATATGATTGAAGGCGACTTG AGGAGGTTCAATGCTCTTAATATACGGCGATTGAAAGAGATTCAGTGTTACCGAGGGGTTCGCCATATTCAGGGATTGCCTTGTAGAGGACAGCACACCAAAAACAATTGCCGGACTTTGAAGGGTAAGAGAGTTGCCATTGCTGGTAAGAAGAAAGCCCCTCGTTGA
- the LOC108458123 gene encoding nitrate reductase [NADH]: MAASVDNRQFRGLEPTLNGVYTPLKPGPTPTHRHVHQVFLDHDYESSSDDDDNEIEYYKAMVVKSNNEVESSILDPRDEATADNWIERNPSLVRLTGKHPFNSEPPLNRLMYHGFITPVPLHYVRNHGAVPKASWDDWTVEITGLVKRPMKLTMDQLVKEFQSREFPVTLVCAGNRRKEQNMIKPTVGFNWGASGISTSIWRGVPLRDLLKRCGIYSKKHGALNVCFEGAEHLPGGGGSKYGTSIKKEFAMDPARDIILAYMQNGELLTPDHGFPVRIIIPGFIGGRMVKWLKRIIVTTKESDNFYHYRDNKVLPSHVGSELANAEAWWYKPEYVINELNINSVITTPCHEEILPINSWTTQRPYTLRGYSYSGGGKKVTRVEVTMDGGETWQVCTLDHPEKRNKYGKFWCWCFWSLEVEVLDLLGAKEIAVRAWDETNNTQPEKLIWNLMGMMNNCWFRVKTNVCRPHKGEIGIVFEHPTLPGNQSGGWMAKERHPENPTIKKSVSSPFMNTASKTFSMSEVNKHNSADSAWIVVHGNIYDCTRFLKDHPGGTDSILINAGTDCTEEFDAIHSDKAKKMLEDYRIGELLTSGYVSDSAGSSPNTSVHGASNMSFLAPIKEVAPTRPVALIPREKIPCKLVEKTSISHDVRRFRFALPSEDQVLGLPVGKHIFLCATIGDKLCMRAYTPTSSIDEVGHFDLVVKIYFKGVHPKFPNGGLMSQYLDSLPLGSSLDVKGPLGHIEYTGQGNFLVHGKPKFAKKLAMLAGGTGITPIYQLIQAILKDPKDETEMYVVYANRTEDDILLKEELDDWAKKHDRLKVWYVVQESIREGWQYSTGFITESVMRDHIPEGSSDTLALACGPPPMIQFAVQPNIEKMKYDVKDFLLVF; this comes from the exons ATGGCGGCTTCGGTCGATAATAGACAATTCAGGGGGCTTGAACCGACTTTGAACGGCGTGTACACCCCCTTGAAGCCCGGTCCAACCCCAACCCACCGTCATGTTCACCAGGTTTTCCTCGACCATGATTATGAATCCTCCAGCGATGATGATGATAACGAGATCGAATATTACAAAGCCATGGTCGTCAAATCCAACAACGAGGTTGAATCGTCAATCTTGGACCCTCGAGACGAAGCAACCGCTGATAACTGGATCGAGCGGAACCCTTCCCTAGTCCGTCTTACAGGGAAACACCCTTTCAACTCTGAACCCCCTTTGAACCGCCTCATGTACCACGGTTTCATCACTCCCGTTCCTCTCCACTACGTTCGTAACCACGGTGCGGTCCCCAAAGCTTCGTGGGATGACTGGACCGTTGAAATAACCGGTTTAGTTAAAAGGCCAATGAAGTTGACGATGGATCAGCTCGTGAAAGAGTTTCAAAGCCGTGAGTTCCCGGTTACCTTGGTTTGCGCCGGGAACCGTCGTAAAGAACAAAACATGATCAAACCAACGGTGGGTTTCAACTGGGGAGCGTCGGGGATTTCCACGTCGATATGGAGGGGTGTACCATTGCGTGACTTGCTCAAACGATGTGGGATCTACAGCAAGAAACATGGCGCCCTCAATGTGTGTTTCGAAGGAGCTGAGCATTTGCCCGGCGGCGGCGGATCCAAGTATGGAACTAGCATCAAGAAGGAATTCGCCATGGACCCAGCTCGGGATATTATATTAGCTTACATGCAAAACGGGGAACTTTTAACCCCGGACCACGGCTTCCCTGTTCGAATCATCATACCAGGGTTCATCGGCGGGAGAATGGTGAAATGGTTGAAACGAATCATTGTTACAACGAAAGAATCTGATAATTTTTATCACTATAGAGATAATAAGGTCCTTCCTTCTCATGTTGGTTCAGAGCTAGCCAACGCTGAAG CTTGGTGGTATAAGCCGGAATACGTCATCAATGAGCTAAACATCAACTCGGTGATAACGACGCCTTGTCATGAAGAGATCCTACCAATCAACTCGTGGACAACTCAGAGGCCGTACACTCTGAGGGGCTATTCATATTCGG GCGGTGGGAAAAAGGTAACACGTGTAGAAGTAACAATGGACGGTGGTGAAACTTGGCAAGTGTGCACGTTGGACCACCCCGAAAAGCGTAATAAATACGGTAAATTCTGGTGCTGGTGCTTCTGGTCGCTTGAGGTCGAAGTGCTTGACCTTTTGGGTGCCAAAGAGATAGCGGTTCGAGCCTGGGATGAGACCAATAACACCCAGCCCGAAAAGCTCATTTGGAATCTTATG GGAATGATGAACAACTGCTGGTTCCGTGTAAAAACAAACGTGTGCAGGCCACACAAAGGTGAAATCGGGATTGTTTTCGAGCACCCGACACTGCCGGGCAACCAATCCGGTGGATGGATGGCTAAGGAACGACACCCCGAAAACCCAACCATAAAGAAGAGTGTCTCTTCTCCTTTCATGAACACTGCCTCCAAAACATTTTCAATGTCCGAGGTCAATAAACACAACTCTGCTGATTCGGCTTGGATCGTTGTCCATGGTAACATCTATGATTGCACTCGGTTCCTCAAGGATCACCCTGGTGGCACCGACAGTATTCTTATCAACGCCGGAACCGACTGCACCGAGGAGTTCGACGCCATTCACTCCGACAAAGCCAAGAAAATGCTAGAAGATTATCGAATCGGTGAGTTGTTAACGTCGGGATATGTTTCCGACTCGGCGGGGTCCTCGCCTAATACTTCCGTGCATGGAGCGTCCAACATGAGCTTTTTAGCTCCTATTAAAGAAGTTGCGCCCACAAGACCTGTGGCGCTTATTCCACGTGAGAAAATCCCATGCAAACTCGTCGAAAAAACATCCATCTCCCATGACGTTCGTCGGTTCCGATTCGCGTTGCCGTCGGAAGATCAAGTGCTCGGGTTACCTGTAGGGAAGCACATATTTTTGTGTGCCACCATTGGTGATAAGCTTTGCATGCGAGCCTACACCCCAACTAGTAGCATTGATGAAGTTGGCCACTTTGATCTAGTCGTCAAGATTTACTTCAAAGGGGTGCACCCGAAATTCCCTAACGGTGGCCTCATGTCACAATATTTGGACTCTCTCCCCCTCGGTTCGTCACTAGACGTGAAGGGTCCTTTGGGTCACATCGAATACACCGGTCAGGGCAACTTTTTGGTTCACGGCAAACCCAAGTTTGCCAAGAAACTAGCAATGTTAGCCGGTGGGACGGGGATCACCCCCATTTATCAACTCATCCAAGCCATTTTAAAAGACCCCAAGGACGAGACCGAGATGTATGTCGTGTACGCAAACCGAACCGAGGACGACATTTTGCTGAAAGAGGAGCTCGACGACTGGGCTAAGAAGCATGATCGGTTGAAAGTATGGTACGTCGTACAAGAATCTATAAGGGAAGGATGGCAATATAGCACAGGTTTCATCACGGAAAGTGTAATGAGGGATCACATCCCGGAGGGCTCCAGCGACACCCTTGCGTTGGCTTGTGGGCCGCCGCCGATGATCCAGTTCGCCGTGCAGCCTAACATAGAGAAGATGAAGTATGACGTCAAGGATTTTTTGTTGGTATTTTAA